GTGATAAAATGTTGTGTTTGGACGGACAGAGCACACAACAAAAGGTTAGGCGGTACGTACCTGTGGCGGGACTTTTAAATTTTGAATCCACCAATGAGAAGAAGAATTTACCAGTCCGCCTATCAGAGGAAGAGCTAGTCCTATATATACCCCTCCAAGAGGGACACGGAATCAGTTCTTGTGGTTGCGTTTTAGCTGTTCGCTTTATAGTGATGGCGCGCACAAAGCAGACGGCGCGTAAGTCGACGGGCGGGAAGGCGCCCCGCAAGCAGCTGGCCACCAAGGCGGCCCGCAAGAGCGCGCCGGCCACGGGCGGCGTGAAGAAGCCGCACCGCTACCGGCCCGGCACGGTGGCGCTGCGCGAGATCCGGCGCTACCAGAAGTCGACGGAGCTGCTGATCCGCAAGCTGCCCTTCCAGCGGCTGGTGCGCGAGATCGCGCAGGACTTCAAGACCGACCTGCGCTTCCAGAGCTCGGCCGTGATGGCGCTGCAGGAGGCGAGCGAGGCCTACCTGGTGGGGCTCTTCGAGGACACCAACCTGTGCGCCATCCATGCCAAGCGCGTCA
The Falco peregrinus isolate bFalPer1 chromosome 6, bFalPer1.pri, whole genome shotgun sequence genome window above contains:
- the LOC129784678 gene encoding histone H3, yielding MARTKQTARKSTGGKAPRKQLATKAARKSAPATGGVKKPHRYRPGTVALREIRRYQKSTELLIRKLPFQRLVREIAQDFKTDLRFQSSAVMALQEASEAYLVGLFEDTNLCAIHAKRVTIMPKDIQLARRIRGERA